From the Alkalibacter rhizosphaerae genome, one window contains:
- the ilvC gene encoding ketol-acid reductoisomerase, translated as MSKMYYEQDCNMDALKGKTVAIIGYGSQGHAHALNLMESGADVIVGLYEGSKSWAKAEKAGLKVDTAANATKAADVVMMLVNDEKQPKIFKESIEPNLTAGKYLAFAHGFNILYNQVAPAADINVFMVAPKGPGHIVRRMYEEGKGTPCLVAVNQDPSGDTMEVALSYAAGIGGARAGVLETTFKEETETDLFGEQAVLCGGLTELIKAGFETLVDAGYQPESAYFECVNEVKLIVDLIVEGGFEKMRYSISDTAEYGDYRTGTRIITDETKKEMKQVLKEIQEGEFASKWLAENNVNRPYFLAKRKMESEHQVEIVGKELRKMMPWLQNEEE; from the coding sequence ATGAGTAAAATGTATTACGAACAAGACTGCAACATGGACGCACTGAAAGGGAAAACAGTAGCCATCATCGGATACGGAAGCCAGGGACATGCCCATGCACTGAACCTGATGGAAAGCGGTGCAGACGTGATCGTCGGTCTTTACGAAGGAAGCAAGTCCTGGGCCAAGGCGGAAAAAGCCGGATTGAAGGTGGATACGGCAGCCAACGCAACAAAAGCCGCCGATGTGGTCATGATGCTGGTCAACGACGAGAAGCAACCCAAGATCTTCAAAGAATCCATTGAACCCAATCTGACAGCCGGCAAATATCTTGCCTTTGCTCACGGTTTCAATATCCTCTACAACCAGGTAGCTCCGGCAGCCGACATCAACGTGTTCATGGTGGCCCCAAAAGGACCGGGACACATCGTTCGGCGAATGTACGAAGAAGGAAAAGGAACTCCTTGTCTGGTGGCAGTCAACCAGGATCCCTCGGGAGACACCATGGAAGTGGCCCTTTCCTATGCCGCCGGCATCGGCGGAGCCAGAGCAGGGGTGTTGGAAACGACATTTAAAGAAGAGACGGAAACGGACCTTTTCGGTGAACAAGCCGTTCTTTGCGGAGGTTTGACGGAATTGATCAAAGCCGGATTCGAAACTTTGGTGGATGCAGGCTACCAGCCGGAAAGCGCATACTTTGAGTGTGTCAACGAAGTAAAACTCATCGTGGACTTGATCGTGGAAGGCGGATTTGAAAAAATGCGATACTCCATCAGCGACACGGCAGAGTACGGAGACTACCGAACAGGGACCCGGATCATCACTGATGAGACCAAAAAAGAAATGAAGCAGGTACTCAAGGAGATCCAGGAAGGGGAATTCGCCAGCAAGTGGTTGGCGGAAAACAACGTGAACCGACCATACTTCCTGGCAAAACGAAAAATGGAAAGCGAGCACCAGGTAGAAATCGTGGGCAAGGAATTGCGCAAGATGATGCCTTGGCTGCAAAACGAAGAAGAATAG
- the ilvB gene encoding biosynthetic-type acetolactate synthase large subunit — MTGAQMVVAYLKEQQVDTIFGYQGGAVIPLFDALYDEQDHFRIVRPAHEQNAVHAADAYARTTGKTGVCIVTSGPGATNTVTGIANAYMDSVPLVVITGQVASGLLGKDSFQEIDITGVTMPITKYNMLVKDITQLTKALAKAFSIANEGRPGPVLVDITKDVLMGKDRFVSHYKPVEKFCLPEEEPSDTLAEIAKRINQSKKPVIYAGGGVKISGAQEVLLKLAEKNAIPVVNTLMGLGGFPRDHQLSLGLVGMHGFKEANLTVTNSDLILAIGARFSDRVTGKKDRFAPGATIIHLDIDEAEIGKNMAVSMAHVCDLKSALEEVVDQVEENKREEWLEQVSSFQVDDGVDPGDFAAKNIIQSISRRFTGDPIVVTDVGQHQMWTAQFWNFNGKTDFVTSGGLGTMGFGLGASYGAKTGNPDRNVILFVGDGGFRMSCQELVTISRYKIPVLIVLMNNNTLGMVRQWQKLFSNKRYMETDINDDMDYMKLAEAYRIQARQFSDMKSLQGWLDELEDLKEPMLIECKIGKDDNVLPIVPPGEAIDDLIIKTY, encoded by the coding sequence ATGACGGGAGCACAGATGGTGGTCGCCTACCTGAAGGAACAGCAGGTGGATACCATCTTCGGATACCAGGGCGGGGCAGTGATCCCACTGTTTGATGCCCTCTACGACGAGCAGGATCATTTCAGGATCGTTCGGCCCGCCCATGAACAAAATGCAGTTCATGCCGCAGATGCTTATGCTAGGACCACGGGAAAAACCGGAGTGTGCATCGTCACCTCCGGCCCCGGCGCCACCAACACGGTCACCGGTATCGCAAATGCCTACATGGATTCCGTGCCCCTGGTGGTCATTACAGGACAGGTGGCCTCCGGACTGCTGGGAAAGGACTCCTTTCAGGAGATCGATATCACCGGGGTCACCATGCCCATCACCAAATACAACATGTTGGTCAAGGACATCACTCAGCTGACGAAAGCCCTGGCCAAGGCCTTCTCCATCGCCAACGAAGGAAGGCCGGGACCGGTTTTGGTGGATATCACCAAGGATGTACTGATGGGGAAAGACCGTTTTGTTTCCCACTACAAGCCGGTGGAGAAATTCTGTCTGCCGGAGGAGGAACCTTCGGATACCCTTGCAGAGATCGCAAAACGGATCAACCAAAGTAAAAAACCGGTGATCTATGCCGGCGGTGGCGTGAAGATCTCCGGAGCCCAGGAAGTACTGTTGAAACTGGCGGAGAAAAATGCCATTCCGGTGGTCAACACCCTTATGGGCCTGGGGGGATTCCCCAGAGACCATCAACTGTCTCTTGGACTGGTGGGGATGCACGGATTCAAGGAAGCCAACCTGACCGTTACCAACAGCGATTTGATCCTGGCCATCGGCGCCCGGTTCAGCGACCGGGTGACGGGGAAAAAAGACCGGTTTGCACCGGGTGCCACCATTATCCATCTGGACATCGATGAAGCGGAGATCGGGAAGAACATGGCCGTATCCATGGCCCATGTCTGCGATTTGAAATCTGCATTGGAAGAAGTCGTGGATCAAGTGGAGGAAAACAAGCGGGAGGAATGGCTGGAGCAAGTATCCTCTTTTCAAGTGGATGACGGCGTCGATCCCGGGGATTTTGCAGCAAAGAACATCATCCAAAGCATCAGCCGGCGATTTACCGGAGATCCCATTGTGGTCACCGACGTGGGACAGCACCAGATGTGGACTGCCCAGTTTTGGAACTTCAACGGGAAAACCGACTTCGTCACCTCCGGTGGACTGGGGACCATGGGCTTCGGCCTGGGTGCCTCCTATGGGGCGAAGACGGGAAACCCGGACCGGAACGTGATCCTCTTTGTGGGGGACGGCGGGTTTCGAATGAGCTGCCAGGAGCTGGTCACCATATCCCGGTACAAGATCCCGGTGCTGATCGTGCTGATGAACAACAATACCCTGGGCATGGTGCGGCAATGGCAAAAGTTATTCAGCAACAAGCGATATATGGAAACGGACATCAACGACGATATGGACTACATGAAGCTGGCGGAAGCCTACCGGATCCAGGCACGACAATTCTCCGACATGAAAAGCCTTCAAGGCTGGCTGGATGAACTGGAAGACCTGAAAGAACCCATGCTCATCGAGTGCAAGATCGGAAAAGACGACAACGTGCTTCCCATCGTACCACCGGGTGAAGCCATCGACGATTTGATCATAAAGACGTATTGA